Proteins from a single region of Schistocerca gregaria isolate iqSchGreg1 chromosome 3, iqSchGreg1.2, whole genome shotgun sequence:
- the LOC126355094 gene encoding uncharacterized protein LOC126355094 — translation MGPAMRSLLLLLSLAAAAFSAAVVPPVAVEDNEVGVEGRGASGGGDGAGWRLAVKVLADCTERGDLVSCLGVKTAAALGRAARMSDIKLADGVSFVRTGAAEDRDGGRALASEADMQNAIDSQEPASRSDRLVDLLMEAAGRFLRTHSLQFKLPDEIPGQIQRALQDEGRGKKKKLLKALLPILLGVGAKMLLLVPLGLLVVGVLAFKALIVSKIALVLGAVLAVQKFLRGGSGGSGGGWAGAGASGGGWSSAPAAVGSGWSAGGASSGPGAAPGGWGRSLEGDAQEMAYSAHAPRPHQD, via the exons ATGGGACCAGCGATGCGCTCACTGCTGCTCTTACTGTCGCTGGCCGCGGCGGCCTTCTCCGCCGCCGTGGTGCCGCCGGTGGCCGTCGAGGACAACGAGGTGGGCGTGGAGGGCCGCGGAGCCTCCGGAGGCGGTGACGGAGCCGGGTGGCGGCTGGCCGTGAAGGTGCTGGCCGACTGCACGGAGCGCGGGGACCTGGTCAGCTGCCTGGGGGTGAAGACGGCCGCCGCGCTCGGCCGCGCCGCCCGCATGTCCGACATCAAGCTGGCCGACGGCGTGTCGTTCGTGAGGACAGGCGCCGCCGAAGACCGCGACGGCGGCCGGGCGCTCGCCTCCGAGGCCGACATGCAGAACGCCATAGACAGCCAGGAGCCGGCCAGCCGCAGCGACAGGCTCGTCGACCTGCTGATGGAGGCCGCCGGCAGGTTCCTCAGGACGCACTCCCTGCAGTTCAAGCTGCCCGACGAGATCCCGGGACAGATCCAGCGCGCCCTGCAGGACGAAG GCCGTGGTAAGAAGAAGAAGCTGTTGAAGGCTCTGTTGCCGATCCTGCTGGGCGTGGGCGCCAAGATGTTGCTGTTGGTACCCTTGGGTCTGTTGGTGGTTGGCGTGTTGGCGTTCAAGGCACTCATCGTGAGCAAGATCGCGCTCGTCCTGGGGGCCGTGCTGGCGGTGCAGAAGTTCCTGCGCGGCGGCtctggcggcagcggcggcggctgggCCGGCGCTGGAGCGTCCGGAGGTGGCTGGAGCAGCGCGCCGGCCGCAGTCGGCTCCGGCTGGAGCGCTGGAGGAGCGTCCAGCGGGCCCGGGGCCGCGCCCGGCGGCTGGGGCCGCAGCCTGGAGGGCGACGCACAGGAGATGGCATACAGCGCGCACGCGCCGCGCCCGCACCAAGACTAG